Proteins found in one Paenibacillus sp. FSL R10-2782 genomic segment:
- a CDS encoding N-acetylmuramoyl-L-alanine amidase — protein MRKEKLNIIWLTGMGLSLSILCSAVFASFAFANAQPGETSTNPNKDTKSQPNVHSSYHAFAKPVVLIDVGHGGVDGGTSHKGLLEKDINLAIGQKLYLILRSQGYPAVLNRDKDYALSDDNRWLQSKSRHLKDLAQRKSLTEQLPTALVVSLHVNWTKRAEKRGPIVLYQDEGSSYLLAERIQHSLNRLFCMNRETVYGKPFYLLNKIQHPAVIVETGFISNEQDRAILSGDRGQKNVAEAIAEGIIAHLTVW, from the coding sequence GTGCGAAAAGAAAAGTTAAACATTATATGGCTAACAGGAATGGGATTGAGTTTAAGTATCCTTTGCAGTGCTGTATTTGCCTCCTTTGCCTTTGCAAACGCCCAGCCTGGCGAAACAAGCACTAACCCGAACAAGGACACAAAAAGCCAACCCAACGTACATTCGTCCTATCACGCTTTTGCCAAACCGGTTGTGCTCATAGACGTCGGTCATGGAGGTGTGGATGGCGGAACAAGTCACAAAGGACTTTTGGAAAAAGATATCAATCTCGCAATTGGACAAAAGCTATACCTGATTTTACGCTCACAGGGCTATCCTGCGGTCTTAAACAGAGACAAGGATTATGCTCTAAGCGACGATAACCGTTGGCTGCAATCCAAATCCCGACATCTGAAAGACCTGGCCCAGCGTAAGAGCCTGACAGAACAACTGCCCACCGCTTTGGTCGTCAGTCTACATGTAAATTGGACCAAACGTGCCGAAAAACGGGGGCCAATTGTTTTGTACCAGGATGAAGGCAGCAGCTATCTGTTGGCAGAGCGGATTCAACATTCATTGAACCGCTTGTTCTGCATGAATAGAGAAACGGTTTACGGAAAGCCCTTCTATCTTCTGAACAAAATCCAGCATCCCGCTGTAATCGTGGAAACCGGATTCATCAGCAATGAACAGGACAGGGCCATTCTTTCCGGGGATCGCGGTCAAAAAAACGTCGCAGAAGCAATAGCCGAAGGCATTATTGCTCATTTGACGGTATGGTAG
- a CDS encoding YqzE family protein produces the protein MAKGDELVTYITEQIVRYMETPRDVRRSRKQSREPWVYKWFGMLPLALNMWIKSARKRPKER, from the coding sequence ATGGCCAAGGGTGACGAACTGGTGACCTACATTACGGAACAAATTGTTCGGTATATGGAAACGCCGCGCGATGTACGCCGTAGCCGCAAACAATCCAGAGAGCCATGGGTATACAAATGGTTCGGTATGCTGCCGCTCGCTTTGAATATGTGGATTAAATCTGCACGCAAAAGGCCAAAGGAACGTTAA
- a CDS encoding YqhG family protein has translation MTMNSQQVQRFVLTYLEATGCSVIERTPNHVTVKLSPEADKALTNRPYYWGYVERTGVPAQTMSFTFIFDGEAYRTAQESSMDNMSSTKNTSIPPSQAQPGQGPQQAPVSGSPAQDQVMGRYFGHVPALPQLGPGRILQEELRYGSRRLHQIFEAARDGGKYVNLFEQPNAHQLSAHSPAMYEAWLGVCYKIEFACDLKREELHWLGISLKSGTIVPDFGSMLQSRLLSPLLAGNMHVQPAKLSVPEASTSLENYLNVQLSQQDYEWAEQARERLREELEVIDHYYDDLVKEQKEEEEKKEAVQEQHQARRKEMVWQYEPKVLVSAINCGIFHLR, from the coding sequence ATGACCATGAATTCACAGCAGGTACAGCGCTTTGTCCTCACGTATCTGGAAGCCACCGGATGCAGCGTGATCGAGAGAACGCCAAACCATGTCACCGTCAAGCTTTCTCCTGAAGCGGATAAAGCCTTAACAAACCGCCCCTATTATTGGGGCTATGTGGAGCGTACTGGTGTTCCGGCGCAAACGATGTCGTTCACCTTTATTTTCGATGGGGAAGCCTACCGGACAGCACAGGAGAGTTCAATGGACAATATGTCGTCCACCAAGAATACGTCGATCCCCCCGTCACAAGCACAACCGGGGCAAGGACCACAACAAGCCCCAGTGTCCGGCAGTCCGGCGCAGGATCAGGTCATGGGCCGTTACTTCGGCCATGTTCCAGCGTTACCACAGCTGGGGCCTGGACGTATTTTGCAGGAGGAGCTTCGCTATGGGAGTCGTCGGCTGCATCAAATTTTTGAAGCAGCACGGGATGGAGGAAAATATGTCAATTTGTTCGAGCAGCCCAATGCTCATCAATTATCCGCCCATTCTCCCGCAATGTATGAAGCCTGGCTCGGCGTCTGCTACAAGATCGAATTTGCCTGTGATTTGAAGCGGGAAGAGCTTCATTGGCTCGGAATTTCGCTCAAAAGCGGCACCATCGTACCCGACTTTGGCAGCATGCTCCAATCCCGGCTGCTCAGCCCGCTGTTGGCAGGCAATATGCATGTGCAGCCTGCAAAACTATCTGTTCCAGAGGCCTCTACCTCGCTGGAAAACTACCTCAATGTTCAGCTAAGCCAGCAGGATTACGAGTGGGCTGAGCAGGCCAGAGAACGGCTGCGCGAGGAATTGGAGGTTATTGATCACTATTACGACGATTTGGTCAAGGAACAAAAAGAAGAAGAGGAAAAAAAAGAAGCCGTACAAGAGCAGCATCAAGCCCGCCGCAAAGAAATGGTATGGCAATATGAACCCAAGGTGCTTGTATCCGCCATTAACTGCGGGATATTTCATCTGCGGTAA
- a CDS encoding SNF2-related protein, with translation MKAKSTSSSQSQTQALLPVPVQFDRSWQDELDQRLRKGGPWGDWGLYQLAIEAEKAKLVPSFDELQCLKHLQDLTPLPHQLDTARKVLFEMSGRAILADEVGLGKTIEAGMILKEYLVRGLAAKVLILVPASLVLQWVRELNSKFGIPAVAQKKAYSWSSEVVVASMDTAKREPHSNILLDTDYDLLIIDEAHKLKNKKTSNYQFIMKLRKKYCLLLTATPVQNDLSELFNLITLLKPGQLGRHGDFSANFVVDKRLPKNEDQLKDELSKVMIRNRRGEGPVQFTKRNVSNIHLELSPEEQALYDGVTSFVKDQYQANGGNLSSMLSLVTLQREVCSSRDAVFVTLVNLSKKMAPDSPLRDRVWELVAHIKAIKANSKAEKALELIRQMNEKVIIFTEYRATQEYLLNYFRDRGLSAVPYRGGMNRGRKDWMMDLFRGRIQVMIATEAGGEGINLQFCHHMINFDLPWNPMRVEQRIGRVHRLGQTHDVNIFNLSTTGTIEEHILHLLHEKINMFEMVIGGLDVILERLEKKESIEKSLYRIMLESSSDDEIRQKMQKLGHSLDSIKQEMKQLRTDSPSTSNMTIDMSSETDQINGRLTGTSQSTADLLGLSGSAVPPAKARRDAKGGR, from the coding sequence ATGAAAGCCAAATCGACAAGTTCCTCACAATCACAAACTCAGGCACTACTGCCTGTTCCGGTGCAATTTGACCGTAGCTGGCAGGATGAGCTGGACCAGCGCCTCCGCAAAGGGGGCCCTTGGGGAGATTGGGGTCTTTATCAGTTGGCGATTGAGGCGGAAAAGGCCAAGCTGGTCCCCAGCTTTGATGAGCTTCAATGTCTGAAGCATTTGCAAGACCTCACTCCGCTACCCCATCAGCTGGATACGGCCCGTAAGGTATTGTTTGAAATGTCCGGTCGCGCCATTCTCGCTGATGAAGTCGGCTTGGGTAAAACGATCGAAGCCGGAATGATTCTAAAAGAATATCTGGTTCGCGGGCTTGCCGCCAAAGTGCTTATTCTTGTCCCCGCTTCTCTGGTGCTTCAATGGGTCCGTGAGCTGAACAGCAAATTTGGCATTCCGGCTGTCGCTCAGAAAAAGGCATATTCCTGGTCGTCCGAGGTCGTCGTGGCCTCTATGGATACGGCCAAGCGGGAACCGCATAGTAATATCCTGCTGGACACCGATTATGATCTGCTTATTATTGACGAGGCGCACAAGCTGAAAAATAAAAAAACATCCAACTACCAGTTTATTATGAAGCTGCGTAAAAAATATTGTTTGCTCCTGACTGCCACCCCTGTCCAAAACGATCTGTCCGAGCTGTTCAATCTCATTACATTGCTCAAGCCTGGTCAGTTAGGACGACATGGGGATTTTTCAGCCAACTTCGTGGTGGATAAACGTCTACCCAAAAATGAGGACCAGCTTAAGGATGAGCTGTCCAAAGTCATGATCCGCAACCGTCGCGGCGAAGGGCCGGTCCAATTCACCAAACGTAATGTTTCCAACATTCACTTGGAACTTTCGCCAGAAGAACAAGCGCTATACGATGGAGTTACTTCCTTTGTCAAGGATCAATACCAGGCGAATGGCGGGAATTTGAGCAGTATGCTATCTCTCGTTACCCTTCAGCGGGAAGTGTGCAGCAGCCGGGATGCGGTATTCGTAACACTTGTCAATTTATCTAAAAAGATGGCGCCCGACTCCCCTCTACGCGATCGCGTCTGGGAATTGGTCGCGCACATCAAGGCGATTAAAGCCAATTCCAAGGCGGAAAAAGCGCTTGAACTCATTCGTCAAATGAACGAAAAAGTGATTATTTTTACAGAATACCGGGCTACACAGGAATATTTGTTGAACTACTTTCGCGACCGGGGGCTATCCGCTGTTCCTTACCGGGGCGGCATGAACCGGGGACGCAAGGATTGGATGATGGATTTGTTCCGGGGACGCATTCAGGTGATGATTGCCACCGAAGCGGGCGGCGAGGGCATTAACTTGCAATTTTGCCACCATATGATTAACTTTGACCTGCCATGGAACCCCATGCGCGTGGAACAACGGATTGGACGTGTGCATCGGCTGGGACAGACGCATGATGTCAATATTTTCAACCTGTCCACAACCGGAACGATTGAAGAGCATATCCTCCATCTGCTGCATGAAAAAATCAACATGTTCGAAATGGTCATTGGCGGGCTAGACGTCATTCTGGAACGGCTTGAAAAGAAGGAATCCATTGAAAAGAGCCTGTATAGAATCATGCTTGAATCCAGCAGTGACGATGAAATACGCCAAAAAATGCAAAAGCTCGGCCATTCACTGGATTCGATCAAGCAGGAAATGAAACAGCTTCGTACGGACAGTCCCTCTACTTCGAACATGACAATCGATATGTCCTCTGAGACAGATCAGATCAACGGGCGCCTGACGGGAACAAGCCAAAGCACCGCTGATTTGCTAGGCTTATCAGGCAGCGCTGTTCCACCAGCCAAAGCCCGACGCGACGCAAAAGGAGGCCGCTGA
- a CDS encoding helix-turn-helix transcriptional regulator, giving the protein MKPEARLEALSVFLKTKRARLHPHMVGLPNGSRRRTPGLRREEVAQLAGVSTTWYTWLEQGRDIKVSASVLDAIAAALQLNTDERKYLYDLALETGFHTPSALAEQTVISPSLQKIVQELRYCPAIISDRRCHIVGWNAAAAHVFMDFAELPHEQRNMIELLFTKKEFKSLAVNWEHFVKGFLAIFRAYYGQYVTDPWYAQFIQNMSRAYPEFNELWNQSEVSSAPEVLIEFRHAKAGKMLFDLTSLQVQGSVDLRCSIYTPNAQTSTESKLQKLMEDS; this is encoded by the coding sequence ATGAAACCGGAAGCACGTCTGGAAGCACTATCTGTTTTTCTCAAAACCAAAAGAGCCCGTTTACACCCGCATATGGTCGGTCTGCCGAACGGATCACGCCGCAGAACACCCGGCTTGCGCAGAGAAGAAGTGGCTCAATTAGCAGGTGTCAGCACCACATGGTACACCTGGCTGGAGCAGGGACGCGATATCAAGGTGTCCGCCTCTGTACTGGATGCCATTGCCGCCGCCTTGCAGCTAAACACGGATGAACGCAAGTATTTGTATGATTTAGCGCTTGAAACCGGATTTCACACACCTTCTGCTCTCGCAGAGCAAACGGTTATTTCCCCATCCCTGCAAAAAATAGTACAGGAGCTGCGCTACTGCCCTGCTATTATTTCAGATCGGCGCTGCCATATTGTCGGCTGGAATGCAGCCGCGGCTCATGTGTTTATGGATTTTGCTGAGCTGCCCCATGAACAACGCAACATGATTGAGCTGCTGTTTACCAAAAAAGAGTTTAAAAGTCTCGCTGTAAACTGGGAGCATTTTGTCAAAGGATTCCTAGCTATCTTCCGCGCTTATTACGGACAATATGTGACGGACCCTTGGTATGCACAGTTCATACAGAACATGAGCCGGGCTTATCCGGAGTTTAATGAGCTTTGGAATCAGAGTGAGGTCAGCTCTGCGCCGGAGGTGCTGATTGAATTTCGTCATGCCAAGGCAGGCAAAATGTTGTTTGACCTGACCTCCCTCCAGGTGCAAGGCAGCGTCGATCTGCGTTGCAGCATCTACACCCCGAACGCACAAACCTCTACAGAAAGCAAACTCCAAAAGCTGATGGAAGACAGCTAA
- the fabF gene encoding beta-ketoacyl-ACP synthase II translates to MQRVVITGMGVVSPLGNDVDTLWKNLLEGRSGIRKIDTFDVSDLKAQIAGLVQDFDAEKQWGRKDARRMDRFTQFALFAAEQALKNSGLELDNTNLERVGVYVGSGVGGLDTLVDNVNVLQNRGPGRVSPTLVPMIISNMAAAQISIAFGAMGPTLSPVTACSIGNTAIGEAFRTIRTGDADVIFAGGAEAAVTRLALASFSNATALSTRNEAPSIASRPFDKDRDGFVMSEGAGILVLESLEHAVQRGAEIVGEVIGYGASSDAYHMVAPHPEGTGAYLAMKAALQSAHITPEEVDVISAHATSTPPGDLAETLAIHKLFGEHAYQIPVTANKSMLGHMLGASGGVEAIALVQSLREGIIPPTVHLDNPDPACDLDYVPHEARKSSLNIGLSNSFGFGGHNAVIVLKRYES, encoded by the coding sequence ATGCAAAGAGTTGTAATTACAGGTATGGGTGTGGTTTCGCCACTGGGCAATGACGTGGACACGCTGTGGAAGAATCTGCTGGAGGGTCGTTCAGGTATACGGAAAATAGACACGTTCGATGTGTCCGATTTGAAAGCACAGATCGCCGGACTGGTACAGGATTTTGATGCAGAAAAGCAATGGGGGCGTAAAGACGCCAGACGAATGGATCGCTTCACGCAGTTTGCGTTGTTTGCAGCAGAGCAAGCGCTGAAGAATTCCGGTCTGGAACTGGATAACACGAATCTGGAGCGTGTCGGTGTCTATGTAGGGTCAGGAGTCGGCGGTCTGGATACGTTGGTGGACAATGTGAATGTATTGCAGAATCGTGGGCCGGGCAGAGTTAGTCCGACACTGGTACCTATGATAATTTCAAATATGGCTGCGGCGCAAATTAGTATTGCGTTCGGAGCGATGGGGCCCACGCTTTCGCCGGTTACGGCCTGTTCCATTGGAAATACAGCGATTGGAGAGGCGTTTCGTACGATTCGCACAGGAGATGCGGATGTGATTTTTGCAGGTGGAGCGGAGGCAGCGGTGACCAGATTGGCCTTGGCGAGCTTCTCCAATGCAACGGCCTTATCGACTCGTAACGAGGCGCCTTCGATTGCGAGCCGACCGTTTGATAAGGACCGCGACGGCTTTGTTATGAGCGAAGGAGCGGGTATTCTGGTATTAGAGTCGCTGGAGCATGCTGTTCAGCGTGGCGCAGAAATAGTTGGCGAGGTCATCGGCTATGGGGCAAGCTCGGATGCCTACCATATGGTCGCACCGCACCCCGAAGGAACCGGTGCTTATCTGGCGATGAAAGCAGCCCTTCAATCCGCCCATATCACGCCTGAAGAGGTGGATGTAATCAGTGCGCATGCAACGAGTACGCCCCCAGGCGATCTGGCTGAGACTCTCGCGATACACAAACTGTTCGGTGAGCATGCCTATCAAATTCCGGTTACCGCGAATAAATCCATGCTTGGTCATATGCTGGGAGCCTCAGGTGGTGTCGAAGCCATTGCACTCGTACAGAGTCTAAGGGAAGGCATCATTCCGCCAACGGTTCATTTGGACAATCCGGACCCGGCCTGTGACCTGGATTATGTGCCTCACGAGGCACGCAAGTCCTCATTAAATATCGGGCTATCCAACTCCTTCGGCTTTGGCGGCCACAATGCGGTGATTGTGCTGAAGCGTTATGAGTCATAA
- a CDS encoding histone acetyltransferase, whose translation MIVIRNIESADAETYWNLRLEALKMNPEAFGASYEESVRIPLSDIEKQLQNERDRYILGAFTKDHQLAGITGFQREHKIKTQHKGMIWGVG comes from the coding sequence ATGATTGTAATCAGGAATATAGAATCAGCAGATGCTGAAACGTATTGGAATTTGAGGCTGGAAGCCCTTAAAATGAACCCGGAGGCTTTCGGAGCCTCTTATGAGGAATCTGTACGAATTCCGTTATCTGATATAGAGAAGCAGCTACAAAATGAGAGAGATCGTTACATACTTGGCGCGTTTACAAAGGATCATCAACTGGCGGGTATCACCGGATTTCAAAGAGAGCACAAAATAAAGACGCAGCATAAGGGGATGATTTGGGGAGTAGGGTGA
- a CDS encoding GNAT family protein, whose translation MEALKQLHLSVVATNQAAIKLYRKLGFETYGIEKNALEYNGQGYDEELMAYFY comes from the coding sequence GTGGAAGCTTTGAAGCAATTGCACCTAAGTGTGGTTGCTACCAACCAAGCTGCTATTAAGCTGTACAGGAAATTAGGATTTGAAACCTATGGTATAGAGAAGAATGCTTTGGAGTATAACGGACAAGGGTATGATGAGGAGCTAATGGCTTATTTTTATTAA
- a CDS encoding YafY family protein — MKIDRLLSIVILLLKRNRIQAKELADLYEVSIRTIYRDIEAISLAGIPVVTYQGVNGGIGLMDGYRLDRSVLTDGDVKDIVMGLQSLSSSLGGPNVTRLLDKFESIIPDSGKAKFTVNTTQFIVDHSGWGNQSAQESKLLKVKEALSQSRTIAFTYRNAQGAVTTRKVEPHTLVLKGQQWFVYAYCLDKEQFRLFKLSRMSDPVVMETAFTRRDLSYEVLPWNEERLVAVRAVQPFTLQFNHKSRHLAEDWFGVEALTEQEEGAYTVSVPFPEDAWMYGFILSLGPDVIVKEPAHLREKIRDMALRIASNYGESPTENLEKHSI, encoded by the coding sequence ATGAAAATTGATCGGTTGCTTTCTATCGTCATTTTGTTGTTGAAAAGAAATAGAATTCAGGCGAAGGAACTGGCAGATTTATATGAAGTTTCAATACGGACGATCTACAGAGATATCGAAGCGATTAGCCTGGCTGGTATTCCGGTGGTAACTTATCAGGGGGTGAACGGGGGAATCGGCCTGATGGATGGCTACCGTTTGGATCGAAGTGTGCTGACCGATGGCGATGTGAAGGACATTGTGATGGGCTTGCAGAGCTTGTCCTCGTCGTTAGGTGGACCGAATGTAACCCGGCTGCTCGATAAATTTGAAAGCATTATACCAGATTCGGGAAAAGCGAAATTCACTGTTAATACCACACAGTTCATCGTCGATCATTCGGGTTGGGGAAATCAGTCTGCGCAGGAGAGCAAGCTGCTGAAGGTGAAAGAGGCGCTGAGCCAATCGCGTACGATTGCTTTTACTTACAGGAATGCGCAGGGAGCCGTGACCACACGGAAGGTTGAACCGCACACACTCGTTTTGAAAGGACAGCAATGGTTTGTATATGCTTATTGTCTCGACAAGGAGCAATTTCGTCTGTTCAAACTATCCCGCATGAGTGATCCTGTCGTGATGGAGACGGCTTTCACTCGCCGGGACCTTTCCTATGAAGTGCTGCCATGGAATGAGGAACGGCTGGTGGCGGTCAGGGCGGTACAGCCTTTTACGCTGCAATTTAACCACAAATCCCGGCATCTGGCGGAAGACTGGTTTGGCGTGGAAGCATTGACTGAGCAGGAAGAAGGGGCGTATACAGTTTCGGTTCCTTTTCCCGAGGATGCGTGGATGTATGGATTTATTTTAAGTCTGGGGCCGGATGTGATCGTCAAGGAGCCCGCTCATTTACGGGAGAAGATTCGGGATATGGCGTTACGTATTGCATCCAATTATGGAGAGAGTCCTACAGAGAATCTTGAAAAACATAGCATATAA
- a CDS encoding zinc ribbon domain-containing protein, whose protein sequence is MDKACQSCGMPLEHEEQYGTDAQQVKTDEYCKYCYKEGAFVQPELTMEEMIQQCAPILAEQGMQKEEAVAMMRSYLPNLKRWRSQEDMGHEENLEPIREESRGEIRLIGLAARTSNRNEQTSQAIIPGMWERFWSEGVPGRISGHEEPSSVYGCYTNYENGVFGDYTFFIGKEAAADFQTPDGLEQLVIPAARYAVFQATSEPSSVFRVWQAIWNWATTGQAERTYTGDFEVYGSPDEPVLIYIAIK, encoded by the coding sequence ATGGATAAAGCTTGTCAAAGTTGCGGGATGCCGCTGGAGCATGAGGAACAATACGGAACAGACGCACAACAGGTCAAAACAGATGAATATTGTAAGTATTGTTATAAGGAAGGTGCGTTTGTGCAGCCTGAGCTGACGATGGAGGAGATGATTCAGCAGTGCGCGCCTATTCTCGCAGAGCAAGGAATGCAAAAAGAAGAGGCCGTCGCGATGATGCGTAGTTATTTGCCGAATTTAAAACGCTGGCGTTCACAGGAGGATATGGGACATGAAGAAAATCTTGAGCCGATCCGGGAGGAAAGTCGGGGAGAGATTCGCCTGATCGGACTGGCAGCACGTACCAGCAACCGGAACGAACAAACATCCCAGGCGATCATTCCAGGCATGTGGGAACGTTTCTGGAGTGAGGGTGTGCCTGGACGGATAAGCGGGCATGAAGAACCCAGCTCTGTCTATGGTTGTTATACCAACTATGAAAATGGAGTTTTTGGCGACTATACCTTTTTTATCGGGAAGGAAGCTGCAGCAGATTTCCAGACTCCTGACGGTCTTGAACAACTCGTAATTCCAGCTGCGCGTTACGCTGTTTTTCAAGCTACATCCGAACCTTCCTCGGTCTTTCGGGTATGGCAAGCGATTTGGAACTGGGCTACCACGGGACAAGCAGAGCGGACGTACACAGGTGATTTTGAAGTGTATGGCAGTCCTGATGAGCCTGTGCTAATTTACATTGCAATCAAGTGA
- a CDS encoding MFS transporter, whose amino-acid sequence MKTSEEKAVLLPHQTVANAAETAPVHSMSRSVALLFAIACGLAVANIYYAQPLLDALAHEFGITHSSVGIVITVTQICYALGLFLLVPLGDLLNRRRLITGQMLLSVLALIAVSLAPTRTILLMGMAAVGLLAVVTQTLVAFASTLAAPAERGRIVGLVTSGVVIGILLARTVAGILTDLAGWRSVYLISAALTLFMAVALFRVLPQNEPKGATLSYPQLLRSVLTLFVQERILRVRAVLALLIFTAFSILWTSLVLPLSAPPLSLSHTAIGAFGLAGVAGALAAARAGRLADQGSGQRTTGIALALLLLSWLPIGYTEHSLFALILGVILLDLAVQAVHVTNQSMIFTVRPEARSRLTAGYMIFYSIGSATGAIASTHMYTYAGWNGVCLLGAGVSTLALIFWAVTRNASIDQQLSHTKTKTAP is encoded by the coding sequence ATGAAGACGTCAGAAGAAAAAGCGGTACTCCTGCCCCATCAAACTGTAGCCAACGCTGCCGAAACAGCCCCCGTTCATTCCATGTCCCGGTCTGTAGCGCTCTTATTTGCCATCGCCTGTGGGCTGGCTGTCGCCAACATTTATTACGCGCAACCATTACTGGACGCGCTGGCACACGAGTTTGGCATCACACATTCATCGGTGGGCATCGTCATTACAGTCACGCAGATTTGTTATGCATTGGGACTGTTTCTGCTCGTCCCGCTTGGCGATCTTTTGAATCGGCGGCGGCTGATTACTGGACAAATGCTGTTATCCGTGCTGGCGTTAATCGCGGTTAGCTTGGCCCCCACGCGTACAATCCTGCTCATGGGCATGGCAGCGGTTGGACTGCTGGCTGTCGTCACACAGACTCTTGTCGCGTTCGCCTCAACCTTGGCCGCCCCGGCTGAACGCGGACGTATCGTAGGTCTGGTGACCAGCGGAGTCGTTATCGGCATTCTGCTTGCACGAACCGTTGCCGGTATATTGACCGATCTGGCAGGTTGGCGTTCGGTATACCTTATTTCCGCCGCATTGACACTATTCATGGCTGTAGCGCTGTTTCGGGTACTGCCACAGAATGAACCCAAAGGAGCAACGCTATCCTATCCGCAGCTACTTCGCTCGGTTCTCACCCTGTTCGTGCAAGAACGGATTCTGCGTGTCCGAGCCGTGCTGGCTTTGCTCATTTTTACTGCGTTCAGCATATTGTGGACTTCGCTGGTACTGCCTCTCAGTGCCCCGCCGCTATCTCTTTCACACACTGCCATCGGGGCCTTTGGTCTGGCCGGAGTCGCCGGAGCATTAGCGGCTGCGCGGGCAGGACGTCTTGCAGATCAAGGCTCAGGACAGCGGACGACAGGTATTGCGCTGGCTCTGCTGCTGCTATCCTGGTTGCCTATCGGCTATACCGAGCACTCGCTGTTTGCTTTGATCCTTGGCGTCATCCTTCTGGATCTGGCGGTACAGGCTGTGCATGTGACGAATCAGAGCATGATTTTCACTGTGCGTCCTGAGGCGCGTAGCCGACTCACCGCAGGCTATATGATATTTTATTCCATCGGCAGCGCCACTGGAGCCATCGCCTCGACTCATATGTACACTTATGCCGGCTGGAATGGGGTATGTCTGTTGGGTGCTGGCGTCAGCACCTTGGCACTTATTTTTTGGGCCGTAACCCGTAACGCATCTATAGATCAGCAACTGTCACACACTAAAACCAAAACAGCTCCATGA
- a CDS encoding TetR/AcrR family transcriptional regulator, translating into MVRPREFDEEKALDAAMQLFWEKGFEATSLSNLTSKMGIQRPSIYAAFGDKKQLFEAALRKYTQSHAANVRSRLLSSASVKEAICSFFEGVVAEEYDEGPNLGCFCINTMVELAPHDEKFEILTREHQMYLSTVFQETIERGIRSGELEATTDARALAHTMISLLIGITVMMKSRPERSFVDHAVATTLMLLK; encoded by the coding sequence ATGGTTCGACCACGGGAATTTGATGAGGAAAAGGCATTGGATGCAGCGATGCAACTTTTTTGGGAAAAAGGGTTCGAGGCTACGTCTTTAAGCAATTTAACCTCCAAAATGGGAATTCAGCGCCCCAGTATTTATGCTGCCTTTGGGGATAAAAAGCAATTATTCGAAGCCGCGCTGCGCAAATACACACAATCCCACGCTGCTAATGTACGGTCCAGACTGCTAAGTAGTGCTTCTGTCAAAGAAGCAATTTGCAGTTTTTTTGAAGGGGTAGTGGCAGAAGAATATGATGAAGGCCCTAACCTGGGGTGCTTTTGCATCAATACAATGGTAGAATTGGCCCCACATGATGAGAAGTTTGAAATTTTGACGAGGGAACATCAGATGTATCTTTCTACTGTATTTCAAGAAACCATCGAGCGTGGTATACGGTCAGGGGAGCTTGAGGCTACTACGGACGCGCGAGCTCTGGCTCATACGATGATCTCGTTGTTAATCGGGATTACCGTAATGATGAAGTCACGCCCGGAGCGATCTTTTGTAGATCATGCGGTTGCGACTACACTTATGTTATTGAAGTGA